The following coding sequences lie in one uncultured Mailhella sp. genomic window:
- the dnaG gene encoding DNA primase, whose amino-acid sequence MKNNDVIQAIKSRLSLADMARRYVELHPAGSRLVAPCPFHQETKPSFSINEEQGTFYCFGCQASGDIFDFYGRLNGLDFKETLAALAEEAGVRLDSYRADPKAREQRSQKRDMLKMHELAASHFHSNLSSPTAAACRDYIGERGISPELVEKFGLGWSMDSWQDLGDTLRRAGFNLSTAAECGLQSKSQGGRTFDRFRNRLMFPIRNLSGQAIAFGGRILPALARDDDAKYINSSDSPIYKKGEHLFGLFQARPSIAVKKSVILTEGYMDVITLHQYGYTQAVGVLGTALTPDQIKRLSGFSSSLELMFDGDNAGRKAAFRSCEMLLSRGLSCKVVLFPDDNDIDSMLHSFGADAVEDLRAHAQDGLEFCISVLRGMAPRDAVEWARHFLSQVDMPELFHRFAADLAAGLGLSEADLRGGVLERRSAAAPRAQERRSTAPRSISRDREIMTFAVRYPHRLPDLQAAGADLALREPWALKLWDKLAAACSEQAFDDLDPKEKTFWIRCRGQEAPPLNDEEGELNAIRQMLINLQKTSHMASVVAALRQGTASQETQREYMRALLEARGRRSDQ is encoded by the coding sequence ATGAAAAACAATGATGTGATACAGGCAATCAAGTCGCGCCTCAGCCTCGCCGACATGGCAAGGCGATACGTGGAGCTGCATCCCGCAGGCTCCCGTCTTGTCGCGCCCTGCCCGTTCCATCAGGAGACCAAGCCCTCCTTCTCCATCAACGAGGAACAGGGAACCTTCTACTGCTTCGGCTGCCAGGCCTCCGGCGACATCTTCGACTTCTACGGACGCCTCAACGGCCTCGACTTCAAGGAAACCCTCGCCGCCCTCGCCGAAGAGGCGGGCGTGCGCCTCGACTCCTATCGCGCCGATCCCAAAGCCCGGGAACAGCGCTCCCAGAAGCGCGACATGCTCAAGATGCACGAACTCGCCGCCTCGCATTTTCACAGCAATCTGTCCTCGCCGACCGCCGCGGCCTGCCGCGACTACATCGGCGAGCGGGGCATCTCGCCCGAGCTCGTGGAAAAGTTCGGCCTCGGCTGGAGCATGGATTCGTGGCAGGATCTCGGCGACACGCTGCGCCGCGCGGGATTCAATCTGAGCACCGCCGCGGAATGCGGCCTGCAGTCCAAGAGTCAGGGCGGACGCACCTTCGACCGCTTCCGCAACCGGCTCATGTTCCCCATCCGCAACCTTTCCGGACAGGCCATAGCCTTCGGCGGGCGCATTCTTCCCGCGCTCGCCAGAGACGACGACGCCAAGTACATCAACAGCAGCGATTCGCCCATCTACAAGAAGGGCGAGCATCTGTTCGGCCTCTTTCAGGCCCGGCCCTCCATTGCCGTGAAGAAGAGCGTCATTCTCACCGAGGGCTACATGGACGTCATCACCCTGCACCAGTACGGCTACACGCAGGCCGTGGGCGTGCTCGGCACGGCGCTCACCCCGGATCAGATCAAGCGGCTTTCCGGCTTCAGCTCAAGCCTCGAACTCATGTTCGACGGCGACAACGCCGGACGCAAGGCGGCCTTCCGCTCCTGCGAAATGCTGCTCTCGCGCGGACTTTCGTGCAAAGTAGTTCTGTTCCCCGACGACAACGACATCGACAGCATGCTTCACAGCTTCGGCGCGGACGCCGTGGAGGATCTGCGCGCCCACGCCCAGGACGGGCTTGAATTCTGCATTTCCGTGCTGCGCGGCATGGCCCCGCGCGACGCCGTGGAATGGGCGAGGCACTTTCTCTCGCAGGTGGACATGCCGGAACTTTTTCACCGCTTTGCGGCAGACCTTGCCGCCGGACTCGGCCTCTCCGAAGCCGATCTTCGCGGAGGCGTTCTGGAACGACGCAGCGCCGCCGCGCCCCGCGCGCAGGAGCGGCGCAGCACGGCGCCCCGCTCCATCAGCCGCGACAGGGAAATCATGACGTTCGCGGTGCGCTATCCGCACAGGCTGCCCGATCTTCAGGCCGCCGGCGCCGATCTTGCCCTGCGGGAACCCTGGGCGCTCAAGCTCTGGGACAAGCTGGCCGCCGCCTGCTCCGAGCAGGCCTTTGACGACCTGGATCCGAAGGAAAAAACCTTCTGGATCCGATGCCGGGGCCAGGAAGCCCCCCCGCTCAACGACGAGGAAGGCGAACTGAACGCCATTCGACAAATGCTTATCAACTTGCAGAAGACATCACACATGGCTTCCGTGGTGGCGGCCCTTCGCCAGGGAACGGCCAGCCAGGAAACACAACGGGAATACATGCGCGCGCTTCTTGAAGCGCGAGGGAGGCGTAGTGACCAATAA
- the rpoD gene encoding RNA polymerase sigma factor RpoD — protein MTNNLKEIQQVKALIAKGKSAGYLTFEEVSKSVPAEMSTPENFEEIIAMFDQMDIAIVDSEKEGKSIVVNHADAENDPVDIVFDETDDGALEFPLDLSADDSGDFAARNTDPVRMYLREMGAVPLLDRDGEVVIAKKIETGEEDVLYALVEVPVAVEELINVGEDLKQNRIKLKDVVKTIEEDDPTEDEMNQRQRVILLLDEIKAIYKKKHKIYQKLDACCTLERRVASTQKEILQYKEEVVSRLREIKLEKTLIDRIVETVEDYVRQMKNYQRELDAYAATTGKTQEELQALFEALDNRTRSMQDVAAELDMSVDKMFSYKELIMGKIESLQRLREKCCHNVEDLEEVLWRIRRGMSASMRAKQELIRSNLRLVVSIAKKYTNRGLQFLDLIQEGNIGLMKAVDKFEYQRGYKFSTYATWWIRQAITRAIADQARTIRIPVHMIETINKLIRTSRYLVQELGRDPTPEEIAERMDYPVDKVKKVLKIAKEPISLETPIGDEEDSSLGDFIEDKKAVAPAEEVVNTKLSEQIASVLADLTPREEQVLRKRFGIGEKSDHTLEEVGKLFNVTRERIRQIEAKALRKLRHPVRSQTLRSFYEN, from the coding sequence GTGACCAATAATCTTAAAGAAATCCAGCAGGTCAAGGCTCTTATCGCCAAGGGCAAGTCTGCGGGCTACCTCACGTTCGAGGAAGTCAGCAAATCTGTCCCCGCGGAGATGAGCACGCCCGAAAACTTCGAGGAAATCATTGCGATGTTCGATCAGATGGACATCGCCATTGTCGATTCCGAAAAGGAAGGCAAGTCCATAGTCGTCAACCACGCCGACGCGGAAAACGATCCCGTGGACATCGTGTTCGACGAGACCGACGACGGCGCGCTGGAATTTCCCCTCGATCTTTCCGCCGACGATTCCGGCGACTTCGCCGCCCGCAACACCGATCCCGTGCGCATGTACCTGCGCGAAATGGGCGCGGTGCCGCTGCTCGACCGCGACGGAGAAGTCGTCATCGCCAAGAAGATCGAAACCGGCGAAGAAGACGTGCTCTACGCCCTGGTGGAAGTGCCCGTGGCCGTGGAAGAACTCATCAACGTGGGCGAAGACCTCAAGCAGAACCGCATCAAGCTCAAGGACGTGGTCAAGACCATCGAGGAAGACGATCCCACCGAAGACGAAATGAATCAGCGTCAGCGCGTCATCCTGCTTCTCGACGAGATCAAGGCCATCTACAAGAAGAAGCACAAGATCTATCAGAAGCTCGACGCCTGCTGCACGCTGGAGCGCCGCGTGGCCTCCACGCAGAAGGAAATTCTCCAGTACAAGGAGGAAGTGGTTTCCCGTCTGCGCGAAATCAAGCTGGAAAAAACCCTCATCGACCGCATCGTGGAAACCGTGGAGGACTACGTGCGCCAGATGAAGAACTATCAGCGCGAACTCGACGCCTACGCGGCCACCACCGGCAAGACGCAGGAAGAACTGCAGGCCCTCTTTGAAGCTCTCGACAACCGCACCCGCTCCATGCAGGACGTGGCCGCGGAACTCGACATGAGCGTGGACAAGATGTTTTCCTACAAGGAACTCATCATGGGCAAGATCGAAAGCCTTCAGCGCCTGCGCGAAAAGTGCTGCCACAACGTGGAAGACCTCGAAGAAGTGCTGTGGCGCATCCGTCGCGGCATGTCCGCCTCCATGCGCGCCAAGCAGGAACTCATCCGTTCCAACCTGCGCCTCGTGGTGAGCATCGCCAAGAAGTACACCAACCGCGGACTCCAGTTCCTCGATCTCATTCAGGAAGGCAACATCGGCCTCATGAAGGCCGTGGACAAGTTCGAGTATCAGCGCGGCTACAAGTTCTCCACCTACGCCACCTGGTGGATCCGGCAGGCCATCACCCGCGCCATCGCCGATCAGGCCCGCACCATCCGCATTCCCGTCCACATGATAGAAACCATCAACAAGCTCATCCGCACCTCGCGCTATCTGGTGCAGGAGCTCGGCCGCGATCCCACTCCCGAGGAAATCGCCGAACGCATGGACTATCCCGTGGACAAGGTCAAGAAGGTGCTCAAAATCGCCAAGGAACCCATCTCCCTCGAAACCCCCATCGGCGACGAAGAGGATTCCAGCCTCGGCGATTTCATCGAGGACAAGAAGGCCGTGGCCCCCGCCGAGGAAGTGGTGAACACCAAGCTCTCCGAACAGATCGCCTCCGTGCTCGCCGACCTCACTCCCCGCGAGGAACAGGTGCTGCGCAAGCGTTTCGGCATCGGCGAAAAGTCCGACCACACCCTTGAGGAAGTGGGCAAGCTCTTCAACGTCACCCGCGAACGCATACGTCAGATCGAAGCCAAGGCCCTGCGCAAGCTCCGCCATCCGGTGAGAAGCCAGACCCTGCGCTCCTTCTACGAAAACTGA
- the mnmG gene encoding tRNA uridine-5-carboxymethylaminomethyl(34) synthesis enzyme MnmG — MTHYSCIVVGAGHAGCEAAMALARLGHNVLVVTSNVDRIGHLSCNPAIGGLAKGHLVREIDALGGCMGKWADEAGIQFRILNASKGPAVRARRAQIDRESYLAAVKRDMFAQEGLTIWQDMVTDILAENGKVVGVRTRLGKEFLADHVLLTTGTFLCGLVHVGLVHYSAGRFGDSAAMSLSDSLRSLGLTLGRLKTGTTPRLLASSIDFDAMEAQYGDNPPQGFSFSGPGPVLPQVPCFITWTNEHTHDIIRSGMDRSPLFTGVITGVGARYCPSVEDKVARFPERERHHVFIEPEGLNREEYYANGISTSLPLDIQEKMVNSIRGLEHAKIVRPGYAIEYDYVNPVQLRPTFETRKVDGLWLAGQINGTSGYEEAAAQGLWAALNMDAKIRGREPFLPARSEAYMAVLADELVTKGTNEPFRMFTSRAEYRLLLREDNADARLTPRGRDIGLVGDEQWRVFRDRQQSLHALMDKLTSVRLTPDAATQAAFAELGEPCPTQAVTLADLGRRPQLPLRRLSVFLPELDSAPDDVLQETEIILRYSGYLELQDELVRRAARQEAIRLPEDMDYTGISGLSREIQEKLNAIRPLTLGQAGRISGVTPAALACLEIELKKRGLLRTDNQR, encoded by the coding sequence ATGACACATTATTCCTGCATCGTCGTCGGGGCCGGACACGCCGGCTGTGAAGCGGCCATGGCGCTCGCCCGTCTGGGCCACAACGTGCTCGTCGTCACCAGCAACGTGGACCGCATCGGTCATCTTTCCTGCAATCCCGCCATCGGCGGCCTGGCCAAGGGGCATCTGGTGCGCGAAATCGACGCCCTCGGCGGCTGCATGGGCAAATGGGCCGACGAAGCCGGCATTCAGTTCCGCATTCTGAACGCCAGCAAGGGCCCGGCCGTGCGCGCCCGCCGCGCCCAGATAGACCGCGAATCCTATCTTGCCGCGGTCAAGCGCGACATGTTCGCGCAGGAAGGCCTCACCATCTGGCAGGACATGGTTACCGACATTCTTGCGGAAAACGGCAAAGTCGTCGGCGTGCGCACCCGGCTCGGCAAGGAATTTCTCGCCGATCACGTGCTGCTCACCACGGGCACCTTCCTGTGCGGCCTCGTCCACGTGGGCCTCGTGCATTACAGCGCCGGCCGCTTCGGCGACTCCGCCGCCATGAGCCTTTCCGATTCCCTGCGCTCGCTCGGCCTCACCCTCGGCCGTCTCAAGACCGGCACCACACCGCGCCTTCTGGCAAGCTCCATCGACTTCGACGCCATGGAAGCCCAGTACGGCGACAATCCGCCGCAGGGCTTCAGCTTCAGCGGCCCCGGCCCGGTGCTGCCGCAGGTGCCCTGCTTCATCACCTGGACCAACGAACACACCCACGACATCATCCGCTCCGGCATGGACCGCTCGCCTCTCTTCACCGGCGTCATCACCGGCGTGGGCGCGCGCTACTGCCCTTCCGTGGAGGACAAGGTGGCCCGCTTCCCCGAACGCGAACGCCATCACGTCTTCATCGAACCCGAAGGTCTGAACCGCGAAGAATATTACGCCAACGGCATTTCCACCAGCCTGCCACTGGACATTCAGGAAAAGATGGTCAACTCCATCCGCGGTCTGGAACACGCCAAAATCGTGCGTCCGGGCTACGCCATCGAGTACGACTACGTGAATCCCGTGCAGCTGCGTCCCACCTTTGAAACCCGCAAGGTGGACGGCCTGTGGCTCGCCGGTCAGATCAACGGCACCTCCGGCTACGAGGAAGCCGCCGCGCAGGGCCTGTGGGCCGCGCTCAACATGGACGCCAAAATCAGAGGCCGCGAACCTTTCCTGCCCGCCAGAAGCGAAGCCTACATGGCCGTGCTGGCCGACGAACTGGTCACCAAGGGCACCAACGAGCCGTTCCGCATGTTCACCTCGCGCGCGGAATACCGCCTTCTGCTGCGCGAAGACAACGCCGACGCCCGCCTCACCCCGCGCGGCCGCGACATCGGCCTTGTGGGCGACGAGCAGTGGCGCGTCTTCCGCGACAGGCAGCAGAGCCTGCACGCGCTCATGGACAAGCTGACCTCCGTGCGCCTCACCCCCGACGCCGCCACGCAGGCCGCCTTTGCCGAACTCGGCGAGCCCTGCCCCACGCAGGCCGTCACGCTGGCCGATCTCGGCCGCCGTCCGCAGCTTCCGCTGCGCCGCCTTTCCGTGTTCCTGCCGGAACTGGACAGCGCCCCCGACGACGTGCTTCAGGAAACGGAAATCATTCTGCGCTACTCCGGCTATCTGGAACTTCAGGACGAACTCGTGCGCCGAGCGGCGCGTCAGGAAGCCATACGCCTGCCCGAAGACATGGACTACACAGGCATTTCCGGACTGTCGCGGGAAATTCAGGAAAAGCTGAACGCCATTCGTCCCCTCACGCTGGGGCAGGCCGGACGCATTTCCGGCGTCACGCCCGCAGCGCTCGCCTGTCTGGAAATCGAGCTGAAAAAGCGCGGTCTTCTCCGGACGGACAACCAGCGCTGA
- a CDS encoding radical SAM protein produces MTFTEPAMRPPQEARSLLLRATQGCTYNKCHFCYVSRGYPFMAVTENDLEHEIFSLRPMFSDHTPVYMTGSNPFALPTEKLRAYLRVLRRLVPHFQRVSMQSRIADIGHKSDEELRELRDMGLTHLYIGTENGDDSVLALMNKGQTAAEIVEQLLRLDEAGLTYTTFYILGMGGKGKGRSSGSATAAMFNQVHPQLITTTGMTVFPHTPLADMAARGEFIEASEREKLEELQTFLSELTIDVFYDGVHYLNPLNYRFSNKDAEARRRVLEDIDDVLRSCSDEELEAMVSRRFKTSL; encoded by the coding sequence ATGACGTTCACGGAACCAGCCATGCGCCCGCCGCAGGAAGCCCGTTCCCTGCTCCTGCGCGCCACCCAGGGCTGCACCTACAATAAATGTCACTTCTGCTACGTGTCGCGCGGCTATCCTTTCATGGCGGTCACGGAGAATGATCTCGAACACGAGATTTTTTCCCTGCGGCCCATGTTCTCCGACCACACGCCCGTGTACATGACCGGCTCCAATCCTTTCGCCCTGCCCACGGAAAAGCTGCGGGCGTACCTGCGCGTGCTGCGCAGGCTCGTGCCTCACTTCCAGCGCGTGAGCATGCAGAGCCGCATTGCCGACATCGGACACAAGAGCGACGAAGAGCTGCGCGAACTGCGCGACATGGGCCTCACGCATCTCTACATCGGCACGGAAAACGGCGACGACAGCGTGCTTGCGCTCATGAACAAGGGGCAGACCGCCGCCGAAATCGTGGAGCAGCTGCTGCGCCTCGACGAGGCCGGTCTTACCTACACCACTTTCTACATTCTCGGCATGGGCGGCAAGGGAAAGGGCCGCTCCAGCGGCAGCGCCACGGCCGCCATGTTCAATCAGGTGCATCCGCAGCTCATCACCACCACGGGCATGACGGTTTTTCCCCACACGCCCCTCGCGGACATGGCCGCGCGCGGGGAATTCATCGAGGCTTCGGAGCGCGAAAAACTCGAGGAGCTGCAGACCTTTCTTTCCGAACTGACCATAGACGTCTTTTACGACGGCGTGCATTACCTGAACCCGCTCAACTACCGCTTTTCCAACAAGGACGCCGAAGCCAGGCGGCGCGTGCTGGAAGACATCGACGACGTGCTGCGCTCCTGCTCGGATGAAGAGCTGGAAGCCATGGTCAGCCGCCGCTTCAAAACCTCCCTGTAA
- a CDS encoding flavodoxin family protein, which produces MSDTNSSPNGKKILSRRNLFFGAGAALLAAAGHALYRHVSSTSSVKVESFSTPASGKKKNILVITGSARQGGNSDVLAEAFVKGAREAGHDVNVFAAGRERMSACLHCEGCWSTGRPCVLEDNFEKLWPLLEKADMLVFCSPLYWYNFSGHIKCVMDRLYPYSKKQKLRDMPVREAMLLMCGESLFLRSFAGPAEAYRQMLGFKGWKDRGRLFVTGVNDAGDMAGHKALATAEAMGKNA; this is translated from the coding sequence ATGAGCGACACGAATTCTTCCCCCAACGGCAAAAAGATCCTTTCGCGGCGCAACCTCTTCTTCGGCGCGGGAGCCGCCCTGCTTGCGGCGGCGGGTCATGCGCTGTACCGGCACGTGTCCTCCACCTCGTCCGTGAAGGTGGAATCCTTCTCCACGCCCGCCTCGGGCAAGAAAAAGAACATTCTGGTCATTACCGGAAGCGCAAGGCAGGGCGGCAACAGCGACGTGCTGGCGGAAGCCTTCGTCAAGGGCGCGCGCGAAGCCGGGCACGACGTGAACGTGTTTGCCGCGGGGCGGGAACGCATGAGCGCGTGCCTGCACTGCGAAGGCTGCTGGAGCACCGGACGCCCCTGCGTTTTGGAAGACAACTTTGAAAAGCTCTGGCCGCTGCTGGAAAAGGCGGACATGCTGGTGTTCTGCAGTCCGCTCTACTGGTACAACTTCAGCGGTCACATCAAGTGCGTCATGGACAGGCTCTATCCCTATTCCAAAAAACAGAAGCTGCGCGACATGCCGGTTCGGGAGGCCATGCTGCTCATGTGCGGCGAAAGCCTGTTTCTGCGGTCCTTTGCCGGACCGGCGGAAGCCTATCGGCAGATGCTCGGCTTCAAAGGCTGGAAAGACAGAGGCCGTCTGTTCGTCACCGGCGTGAACGACGCGGGCGACATGGCGGGGCACAAGGCGCTCGCCACGGCCGAAGCCATGGGGAAAAACGCCTGA
- a CDS encoding flavin reductase family protein, translating into MKPIPLLDVAKVTSPNPVTLICSRNAEGVTNLAAVSWWTYLSIEPAVIGFAMMKPSYTGETVRANKNVVLTIPGEALAKQVMQCGCSTGRTKSKARDFGIELKSLPDCDIQIPVHSAAAIQCRLREFVDVGDHYFYICNVENVYADDQERPLFAWNGYSKIAPLQK; encoded by the coding sequence ATGAAACCCATTCCTCTTCTCGATGTGGCAAAGGTGACCTCGCCCAATCCGGTAACGCTCATCTGTTCCCGCAACGCAGAGGGCGTGACCAATCTCGCGGCGGTGTCCTGGTGGACTTATCTCAGCATTGAACCGGCCGTCATCGGCTTCGCCATGATGAAGCCCTCCTACACCGGAGAAACCGTGAGAGCCAACAAAAACGTGGTGCTGACCATTCCGGGCGAAGCGCTGGCCAAACAGGTCATGCAGTGCGGCTGCTCCACCGGCAGAACGAAAAGCAAGGCCCGGGACTTCGGCATCGAACTCAAGAGCCTGCCCGACTGCGACATTCAGATTCCCGTTCACAGCGCGGCGGCCATTCAGTGCCGTCTGCGGGAATTCGTCGATGTGGGCGATCACTACTTCTACATCTGCAACGTGGAAAACGTGTACGCCGACGATCAGGAACGTCCGCTCTTCGCCTGGAACGGCTACTCGAAAATCGCCCCGCTCCAGAAGTAG
- a CDS encoding LysR family transcriptional regulator translates to MEFRTLRSFLAVAREQSISGAARSLNITQPSLSRQIMELEEEMGVKLLERGSRKVTLTRQGMLLCKRAGQIMDLVQQTREEVTAAEEEVSGVLHIGAGETQAFRTLAAAVRELMARHPGVRYHLYSGNAADVAERLDKGLLDFGVFIEPHDVTKYHYLRLPLADRWGVLMRRDSPLASHDAVRAEDLWNLPLICSRQALAGGQLLSWLRVPADKLSIVGTYNLLFNAAMMAEAGTGYVICLDGIVNTAGDSALCFRPLTPTLKSYVDVVWKKNQLFSRAADLLLAELRERA, encoded by the coding sequence ATGGAATTCCGTACGTTGCGCTCCTTTCTCGCCGTGGCGCGGGAGCAGAGCATTTCCGGCGCGGCCAGATCGTTGAACATCACGCAGCCGAGCCTTTCCCGGCAGATCATGGAACTCGAAGAGGAAATGGGCGTGAAGCTTTTGGAGCGCGGCAGCCGGAAGGTGACGCTGACGCGTCAGGGCATGCTGCTCTGCAAGCGCGCCGGGCAGATCATGGATCTCGTGCAGCAGACGCGGGAGGAAGTGACCGCCGCCGAAGAGGAAGTGTCGGGCGTGCTGCACATCGGCGCGGGGGAAACGCAGGCCTTTCGGACGCTGGCTGCGGCCGTGCGCGAACTTATGGCGCGGCATCCCGGAGTACGGTATCATCTTTACAGCGGCAATGCGGCCGACGTGGCGGAACGTCTGGACAAGGGCCTGCTGGATTTCGGCGTGTTCATCGAGCCGCACGACGTGACGAAATATCATTATCTGCGGCTGCCGCTTGCCGACCGGTGGGGAGTGCTCATGCGCCGGGACAGCCCTCTGGCCTCGCACGACGCCGTGCGCGCGGAGGATTTGTGGAATCTGCCGCTCATCTGTTCCCGTCAGGCGCTGGCCGGAGGACAGCTCTTGAGCTGGCTGCGCGTTCCTGCGGACAAGCTTTCCATCGTCGGCACGTACAATCTGCTGTTCAACGCCGCGATGATGGCGGAGGCTGGCACGGGATACGTTATTTGCCTCGACGGAATTGTGAACACGGCGGGAGATTCGGCGCTGTGCTTTCGTCCGCTGACGCCGACGCTGAAATCTTATGTGGACGTCGTGTGGAAAAAGAATCAGCTCTTTTCGAGAGCCGCGGATCTGCTTCTTGCCGAGCTGCGCGAGAGAGCCTGA
- a CDS encoding DUF362 domain-containing protein, protein MAMTRRDFLKGGIMTAGVCTGSSLLPGRAASGREISPFPAHAPCGTGVGVFPGRVVWTRDPSAVRWDGQGYWWQPEHFSESAVLAMVRSGIAALAGTSDAVAGWQTLFRHHNESRGRSGGCAPGQRLAVKANMNGAGAYSDDPHGRTHESYTSPVLLRALLLSLIEDAGVAPQDITVYDAGRVIPEYMRRMCSSGPLTGVLFRHRDPNGPLDALPDRHCPVRWSRDIAGAVNYLPACVTETTYLINLASLKGHCYGMTLCGKNHFGSILNADRMRAPQAAGLHALVSSSRMGDYAVLADLTANRHLGGKTVLCMLDGLITAPGESVNITREKALWRQPPFNGNFCSSLFFSQDPVAIDSVGADFLVNEPVMREHNALLRHYRGMENYLHEAALIASPPSGTIYRDGFGGVVSNLGVHEHWNNPEEKLYSRNLGGKEGIELVRA, encoded by the coding sequence ATGGCCATGACACGAAGAGATTTTTTGAAAGGCGGCATCATGACGGCGGGCGTCTGCACCGGCTCATCCCTTCTGCCCGGACGTGCCGCGTCCGGGCGGGAAATATCGCCCTTTCCCGCGCACGCCCCCTGCGGCACGGGCGTCGGCGTGTTTCCCGGGCGCGTGGTCTGGACGCGCGATCCTTCCGCCGTCCGCTGGGACGGGCAGGGCTACTGGTGGCAGCCGGAACATTTTTCCGAATCCGCCGTGCTCGCCATGGTGCGTTCGGGCATCGCCGCGCTGGCCGGAACGTCCGACGCCGTTGCCGGATGGCAGACCCTGTTCCGGCATCACAACGAATCGCGGGGAAGAAGCGGCGGCTGCGCTCCGGGGCAGCGGCTTGCCGTCAAGGCCAACATGAACGGAGCCGGAGCCTATTCGGACGACCCGCACGGCAGAACCCACGAAAGCTACACAAGCCCCGTGCTGCTCAGGGCGCTGCTGCTGTCCCTGATCGAAGACGCCGGCGTTGCGCCGCAGGACATAACGGTGTACGACGCAGGGCGCGTCATTCCCGAGTACATGCGACGGATGTGTTCCTCCGGCCCTCTGACGGGCGTGCTCTTCCGGCATCGCGATCCGAACGGCCCGCTGGACGCCCTGCCGGACAGGCACTGTCCCGTGCGCTGGTCCCGGGATATTGCCGGAGCGGTCAACTATCTGCCCGCGTGCGTCACGGAAACGACATACCTCATCAATCTGGCCAGCCTGAAAGGGCACTGCTACGGCATGACGCTGTGCGGAAAAAATCATTTCGGCAGCATCCTCAACGCCGACCGCATGCGCGCGCCGCAGGCCGCGGGACTCCATGCTCTGGTGTCGTCGAGCCGCATGGGCGACTACGCCGTGCTTGCGGATCTGACGGCGAATCGTCATCTCGGCGGCAAAACCGTGCTCTGCATGCTCGACGGTCTGATCACCGCCCCGGGAGAAAGCGTGAACATCACGCGGGAAAAGGCGCTCTGGCGGCAGCCGCCGTTCAACGGAAACTTCTGTTCCAGCCTGTTTTTCTCTCAGGATCCCGTAGCGATAGATTCCGTGGGCGCGGATTTTCTGGTCAACGAACCCGTCATGCGCGAGCACAACGCCCTTCTTCGGCACTATCGCGGCATGGAAAACTATCTGCACGAAGCCGCGCTCATCGCTTCGCCGCCTTCCGGCACGATCTACCGCGACGGCTTCGGCGGCGTCGTGAGCAATCTCGGCGTTCACGAACACTGGAACAATCCGGAAGAAAAACTGTACAGCCGCAATCTGGGCGGCAAGGAAGGCATCGAGCTCGTCCGCGCATGA
- a CDS encoding flavodoxin family protein, giving the protein MKILGINGSSRKDGNTALLMREVFKGLEDAGMETSLIQLADHTIEPCRACFSCAKTGSCVFGQDDFNELFDLMTKADGILLGSPVYSADVSARMKAFLERAAVVADMRPGLLRHKAGAAVAAVRRGGALAAVDAMNHFFLNHEMFVVGSTYWNMAYGQMPGDVLSDAEGLDNMRNLGRNMAFLLQRLA; this is encoded by the coding sequence ATGAAGATACTGGGCATCAACGGAAGCTCAAGAAAAGACGGCAACACGGCCCTGCTCATGCGGGAAGTGTTCAAAGGACTGGAAGACGCAGGCATGGAAACGAGCCTGATTCAGCTGGCCGATCACACCATCGAACCCTGCCGCGCCTGCTTTTCCTGCGCGAAGACGGGCTCCTGCGTGTTCGGTCAGGACGACTTCAACGAACTTTTCGACCTCATGACGAAGGCCGACGGCATTCTTCTCGGCTCGCCGGTCTATTCGGCCGATGTTTCCGCCAGAATGAAGGCCTTTCTTGAGCGCGCGGCCGTGGTGGCCGACATGCGCCCCGGCCTGCTCAGGCACAAGGCGGGCGCGGCCGTGGCCGCAGTGCGGCGCGGCGGAGCACTTGCGGCGGTGGACGCCATGAATCACTTTTTTCTCAATCATGAAATGTTCGTGGTCGGCTCCACCTACTGGAACATGGCCTACGGGCAAATGCCCGGCGACGTGCTGAGCGATGCGGAAGGCCTCGACAACATGAGAAATCTCGGCCGAAACATGGCCTTTCTTCTGCAGCGTCTGGCCTGA